Below is a window of Ctenopharyngodon idella isolate HZGC_01 chromosome 7, HZGC01, whole genome shotgun sequence DNA.
taagagccaccaaAACTGATCTGAATGAGATCATTTCCAGCAGTATTATAGAAGTTTTGATGCTTGTGTCAAACCAAAGTGTCAGAGACCAATATATACAGGTTATAAAAcatttgaggtttttttttttttctccatttaagcTCGTCATTTCAAGAATGAAATTGGAGATGACTTtactgtataatataaaataatgctgTATAGGTGAATACTTTGAGTGAGAACATGAGTGATAATGCTGAAGTTATTTCATATCTAGATTTTTAGTACAGTAAACATACTGGATAGCATATGCTGcacattattttgaaaatattttcttaatgttttcagggataatatattaatttaaaatgtatgcagGCAGTAAAGTGTAAGTATCAAACGTAATTCTGCATTTTAGCACTAAAGTTTAGGGCAGTGTTGCAATTTGTGATGTGGCGCTGGTTTCTGTCAGGTCCTGTAAGCAACGACCCTTGTACGGCTTCGGAGGTTAAACATGAAATCAGGAGAAACTACACAAACCcaacggctcttttaagagacacacacacacacacacacacacacacacacacacacacacagacacagagtcTTGTTTAAGCAATACCAATTGCAGAGTTATTTTCTGGTTAGAGAATTAACTTTATTAATGAACTCATATAGTTTTACAATAATGCGTCGAGAGACTGCCAGCAGCATCTTCTCATTATCTTTAATCGACATGATAGACAAAATATAATAGTTTAAACGGCGCACGGAGATCTTTATTACACAATGTTCAGTAATTTAACAGTCGTAAAATAAGGCGTTTCACAAAAAAGACGATTAGATCAGAAAGGATCATAGTTAAAAATGGAAATgcagaaaacagaaaagaaaattttatttcacacaaaaatgggCGTTTATTTAACAATGAAGAAACAGTGTCTTACTGGTCTCTTTCCTCCCAAAGTCCCTCAATGTGTCTATAAGGGGTTTTAAAATTACATGATTTTGCACAATATTTTTCTGGAACCTCATATTTTCTCAAACTATTATGAATAAAAAGAGCGGGAaatgaacaaaggaaacagagtAATGTGGGGTGTCACTCAAACTGTTGGCGGAAGGCGGGGCTATCATTTAACCGCCTGTGATTGGCCCTCGTTCCTCTCGCGATGCTTTGAGTTGTCCAATGAAATACGAGTTTATGGGTGTGGCCTATGAAAACAGGCAATCAGATTATTCCCGTCTCTCTTTGAAAATTAGCATAAGGTAGTGAATAAAAGGCTCTGTTTCGCTCTTGAGTTCACATTGATTCGTCAGTTTTGCGATCATTCAGCATCATGCCTGAACCAGCCAAGTCCGCGCCTAAGAAGGGCTCCAAGAAGGCCGTCACGAAGACCGCCGGTAAGGGAGGAAAGAAGCGTAGAAAGTCCAGGAAGGAGAGCTACGCCATCTACGTGTACAAAGTGCTGAAGCAGGTTCATCCTGACACCGGCATCTCCTCCAAGGCGATGGGCATCATGAACTCTTTCGTCAACGACATCTTCGAGCGCATCGCCGGTGAGGCGTCTCGTCTCGCTCACTACAACAAGCGCTCCACCATCACGTCGAGAGAGATCCAGACCGCCGTGCGTCTGCTGCTGCCCGGTGAGCTGGCCAAACACGCCGTGTCTGAGGGCACCAAGGCCGTCACCAAGTACACCAGCTCCAAGTAGAGTCCCCGAGACTCTCACAGacccaaaggctcttttaagagccacccatCTACTCCGATAAAAGAGATTCTGatgtttgaaattatttaagTGGTAAGAAGTTGTCACTTCTGCTTTACTGTATCTCAGTTTGTTTATAAGTGTTTTGCATATTGAAAGTTTAATACTTTAATCAGCCAAGATGTGACTAGTAGACTAATCCTATTCTCAGTTTCAATCACGTGCTTGTGAGTTTATTCAAAATTGCTGCTAATTGTAAGTTCTGAAAAGATCTATGAAAATACATCTAGAAACTTTTCCTTCGATGACAGTCTTTGTCACCCCACTTTCTCCTATTTGAGGCCAGAATCAAGTATAACTTGTTTTCTGGACTGTCAGCAGTCAATTAGACTGAGGCTGATGAAGATAAAGTAATTCTCCGACACTAGTAACTCTAACTCCAGTAAATACATCAGGTACAGAGACAGAATCATCCTTAAGGGACTGAATTTACTAGTTATATATAGTTGCATTCCTAAATTCTTGGTCTACTCTAGGGGGAAAAATAGaaactaacaataaaaatgaagggAGGTGTTGATGTGCCCGTTTAGTCACAACATGACACCTTTTTTGTTGTTCGAAACATGATAGCCATAAAGAGATCTTTTATTTTACTGACAAAAAGAGTAGCAAATAATAAAGTGTAATTAgtgaaaatataatacaatttacctcaggaaatgggagcccaaaaataacaaaataatctgccaactaattttagaagaaattaacttatatagtaaaataaaaatccacAAAACAAGAGAAAGTGTTTAACACTTGTGGTGTACCTGGTCAGATATGACAGGCCTGcaaaaattgcttataaatattttgttatgctaccttatcaataaataatggattcaatctttttgtcaacttgttgtctttcaattaggacaggttttgtatttatttttggaactgATTGATCGTAGGCCTCTGATCTGAGCCTCACCGATTTGAGGATTAagttcatctctgtgtaaaagaaagcctgtaatactcaaaatagtttgtttgtgtacatgaacgtgtgtgtatgtgcgcggATGCACGAGTCTGCATGTATCCACACATGCGGAAGTCCGaagtctttatttttgcaaGCTCACATGTAcatatgtgaacatgaacatgatgaacacGCTCCTGAACACTAATTGTTTCTCTGATTTTTGActcccccattcattttcaacgGGCGGTCATTTCTGACCAATATAAGCTCAGATTAATGAGGCCTACGatcaatcagtttcaaaaataaatacaaaacctgttctaattgaaagaaaataaGTTGACAAAAAGGTTTTTTGTAGGCCAGTCATTTTCGACCAGAAACACCACAAGTGTTAcaatgtggagaaaaaaaagccacaaacaaattattaaatgtttcaTAAAAATTTGGGAAGTTGTTAGACTCTGTGTGAGTAAAGTCAGTAAATTTTAGCCCAATGTAagaacattaactaacattttcGGGTACGGGAAAATCCTCTCCAGGTCAAAATGACCTGAACACAGCATGAAGGAAACAAGGGATGCCCCACTCCTTACAAAACCCTTAACACGTATTTTCATGACATGGTTAGAGTAACGCACAAATGGGTCTGGGAATGTAGACATGAAGGAAACCGTCAAGCAAGATGAATCGCTTCTTGGTTGATTGTGGACCGTTTATATCTTGACACTAATCAGCAGCAGGTGACAGCAATCTGCTCAGACAATGGAGAAAACAAGCAAACACcagaataacactgatcatctcttcatcacggctcctgttagtgggtggatatattagacagcaagtgaacattttgtcctcaaagttgatgtgttagaagcaggaaaaatgggcaagcgtaaggatttgagcgagtttgacaaggaccaaattgtaatggctagacgactgggtcagagcatctccaaaactgcagctcttgtggggtgttcccggtctgcagtggtcagtatctatcaaaagtgctccaaggaaggagcagtggtgaaccggcgacagggtcacgggcggccgaggctcagcgaaggctggcccgtgtggtccgatccaacagacgagctactgtagctcaaattgctccagaagttaatgctggttctgatagaaaggtgtcagaatatacagtgcatcacagtttgcatagctgcagaccagtcagggtgcccatgctgacctctgtccaccgccgaaagagccaacagtggacacgtgagcatcagaactggaccacagagcaatggaagaaggtggcctggtctgatgaatcacgttttcttttacatcacgtgtgtgcgtcgcttacctggggaacacatgacaccaggatgcaaaaatgtaaacagtGAAGTATTGCATGAGACTACCAAAACCGAGACCACAATAATGTTGAGAAGTCAAGACACTTTCTGCTctcattcttttaaaaatatcttcttgtaCGAGACGATGTTGTTTTCCAGCCTTTCCGAGCATTCAGCGCATCTGTGTTTAATAACACTGATAAAGCTGTGGTTGCCAAGTCACACATTTAGattgaaatatacattttcatgcATCATAAAGTTTAGGCAAGAAACCGTAACGGGAGTCCTTTACATTCAGGATCAAGAACAATAAATTATAGTAAAATTAGACTGTATTCAGTGGCTGCATGTGTTTCTGACAGTATTTCTACCTCTAACCTGATTACATTGTGCTTTGGCTTTTCCTTATTATCTATAATTTAGTGATTTTAAACTTTCTGCTTTACATCTGTGGACCAGCAAGCTTATATTGTATGACCTACAACACTTCATACACAAACCCaatgtccagaaaagttgggacattttgtaaaatacaataaaaaccacaatctgtgatttgttaattctcttgaaccctttttctacttttatttgtactttttctgaaaagtacaaagaaaagatttccagtgtttttactgaccaacataattgtattttgtgaatataaacaaattttaatattgatggctgcaacacgggacaaaggcaaaataaaagtgaaaagattaTGTAATATCCagttaaactgtttttaaacagCCCACAGTTAGCAGGTGAATTGGTAATAGGTGAGGGTCTCATGTTTGGGTGTAAAAGAGCTTCTCAGTCTTTGCAAGAAAAGATGggtcatgaagcagtgttttgaaatcggtcatcactagatatcgttgaaaagtcgttattttgttttttggcagacaaactgttttaaactgttttaaatatatctttagtacctttctggaccttgagaGGTTCATTGcggtcaatgcaggcctcactgagccatcggatttcatcaacaatatcttaatttgtgttctgaagatgaacgaaggtcttacaggtgtggaacgacatgagggagagtgattaatgacagaaataaaatttttgggtgaccaAAGCATTATAGAGAGTTTGTTTTTCTGCCGTACCAAACTTTATCTTAATTTACTGTTGTATGTTGTTCAGCGGATGAGATTAAAGTCCAATGGAAAAAACCTGTAAGACAGACACACAAGGAAATATGCATTCTTGGTCAGCACAACGTATCCTGCAGGCGTGAATTAGCTGAAGACAATCAATTGTTTCCTGTTGGGTGTGAATGTTTCACTCAAACATTGCAAACGATGACTGATTGTCAGTACAAGTCTCTGGTCAATATAAGTGAGAGTCAAAtcatcatcttttttttaaacaaatgatgGTGATGATTCTTAttttaagtcactttggataaaagtgtctgctgtCTCGTTAGGGTTATCTGTCTCTTACTGTAACAGTAATTTATCTCAATCCATCTACTGCATACATCAGATTagatgtatgtttgttttgatGACAGACTGTAAATTTCCCCTCAGAGTTTCTCTTATGTCTCTTAAAAGGGGGtatcacacagtttctgccattCTCATGTTACTTtcgagtacctatagagtagtagtgcatccttcatatctccaaaaagtctttagtttaatcatatttataaaagatacatacactGTACCACCTGGAGGCGTCATTGTGAGCGGAGCTAGAGTCACGAGCTATCACGTGTACgcacagcttttgtgtagagattgTCTACAAACTATCTGTTACATGTGCCCTGGGTCCGTGTTCTATTTTCTTCATGTagactccatttcccacaatccctcAGCTAGGCACCAATCATGGactcacacctgtttcccaCCAGTGACCCTTTACAagctgcactcacacacacacacacacacttggctGAGTATTGTTTAGCCTTGTTTTCGACCTTGTCTCCGTGTTCCTTGCCTTGCCTGTGTTTTTGACCCTGGACTGATTCCTTGTTTATGAtcgtttgctgcctgccttgaccattgcctgtgcTTGGACTACTCTTTTGCCTGGCCTTCTTGTTActgtttgctggtgtttgacctACCGCCTGTACAACTACGCTCTCCTGTAAATAAAGCCTGCACGTGGATCTCCAACTCCGTTGTCCCATCCCATCTCCTACGTTACAGAATACTCagccaagtgtgtgtgtgtgagtgcagctTATAAAGGGTCACTGATGAGAAACAGGTGTGAGTCCATGATTGGTGCCTAGCTgagggattgtgggaaatggagtccatatGAAGAAAATAGAACATGGACCCAGGGCACATGTAACAGAATGTAGTCCAGAGTgaagtgactgtgtgtgtgcaatGAAAAAGTCTTAAAGGTGAAACGGAGACCTCTGGTGGGGAGTGGAAGGAAGCAGCAGTGGGCGGAAACGTGacgctatcaatggtcagctaaacaactgtatttaaacatgcaatacaccatcgcattgtCCATGGATaccttttgaatcactataatgaatatagcgtatagtgaatgatgaataatgaatttatgaattcactacgttcgtgttgtttacattatatgcacttagacGCCtactgccaacaaaacagacatttgaagcagttttactgaccacctgcggttctgactcatgaccgggatcattatcgctgtgactgctccatctttcagtttcaaaggATCTGTAAATCCATTGtggaactgggccttgtttatgaaaccataagtgCCAAaacctgagggctcgagcagccatggaaaaacaccagatattctccattcattttaaccaataataaAGTGATtgaaactatcagtttctatagttattttaataacaaatgttgAGAGCGcttcaatgtaatgcgtgagcacaaaactctcagctccacttaacgctgggttctttgggaagcaaggttctctttccctcacaaccaaaaacacacttctttggtgacattgttgatttcgtgaagtcctgtgacctgtgcagcgctgccgacgacttccgtaaagccgaacgcgcgttgatgggcgtgctcttgctctcgctCTGTCGGCGTGTGCGTGCGACCTTCCGGGAGAAGTGTCCGTACAAGGATTTCCGCCCCCGTTTACGTCACTCAGACAGATGCTCGTAAAAAAAGTCTGAAAGCTGTGAcaatttggaagagtatttttggcacagaaatactccgtcattcgtctaactcatgttttgaaactttggccatgtttagcatgagaatccaactctttaacagtgtaaataagtcagaatacatgaaatagcattataccccccctttaattaCTGGTTTCCTTTGTATTCCTGGAGATGAGTTTCAGAGCGTTTTCTCAAGAAGCCAGTTCAGTGGTGGAAAAAGAATCCTTCAAATGTCCTAGTTTTTCATGGTAAATAAAAACCTATCTAGATTTAAAGTTTTCACTGATTCCAGACCTTCAGCAtcagatactttttttctaaCAATACTCTAATTTATACTCTAATTTTTTCTAACAATTTTCTTTAAGaatatcatattttttccattaagaGAATGATACTATAATCTTACACCAATATTTTATGCACCCTGTTTTTCAGTTTGCTTAAaattgttctgctgaacacaaaggatatttggaagaatgtaagtaaccaaacagatctcgcccccagCTGACTACCgtagcatttatttttcttatatggtagtaaatggggggcgagatgtgtttggttactgacatacTGACTGGATTTTGGTGGACTATCTCCAGTAAGTGTTTTATAGTTATGATTGTCTCCTTTAGACTTTACCTATAATTACAAACTGAGCCTCAAGAAAGAGCAAGCACTAGGGAGTCTTCTACGTCATTCCTGAAGATCTTCAACCTGTGGGCAGGTGAGTACTTTATGGGTTAGGCAGGGATATAGCCATCATTTCAGAAGTGAAGGGGACAGAAATGTCAGGTGTAATAGCAGTTTTTATCTGACatttattttctgattttttttttttttatctcatctcttgcttttaatttgaaatcaaTTTGCTTTTAATGAGAAATCAAATAAACTACTGAACAATAACCAGTatctataatatttttttcctatatTTTAGGACAATGTTAGGATTGGTTTATATTCTACAAACAGTAGTGCATTAAGTCTTCGTGGATTTTATACAATGTAAGATAAAAGATCACAGAGTAAGGCAGAAAATAAGCAGTACCTGTCAAAACTTTGGAAACAatcatttaatgttttagtCTCTTCTGagcaccaaggctgaatttgtttaatcaaaaatgcagtaaaaacagtaatattgtgaatgtCACAGTTCATAAGGTGCACGATGAAGGAGAATCAAATAAACATACTTTAATGAAGATTCTCAGGAGAATAGAGAAGAAATACAGCACCATACACAAACGAGAACTGACAAAGACGAAGGGAAAACAcggggtatatatatatatatatatatacatatacatacaagGCAAACAAAGGGAGAAactaacaagacacacctgaaacTAATCAAATTagaaaccatgacaacaaaATAATGGTGGGAAAACTAAACAAAGGAAGAGATGTGACAAACAGAACAGAGTccaaaacagacagacatgtgACAGTgaaataggttgtttgcacatgacgtcattgctgcaCGCGATATGCAGCTGGAGGGCAAGGAGTGAATTTTCTATGTAatcctatcacaaactcaaaactatgttttgtgttgtttatgGTTGCTTAAATCtatcaaaccgagaaaccaaaatgagcttttatcgtttacgtaacttatatagtttttaattttaaaagttgtcaccTTTTAGCGTTTTGCGTCTGCAGATgctgaaatgaatatggatacATGCTGGGCAtgtgctgctgcttcagccatcatatggtagaaaatatggtccaaataaaaaaatgtgttcaacaagctgacagaagtagatccatttctttgttggaagtgtgtaaatgtaactgtagttttattgttttctttgtaagtattcactttcccatatgacCACGGAGGAGAATTGGAGGGGCATTCATCGGACAGATACCCTTTTTTACAATCTATGACAGACACCGACacactgtatatttatttatttatttatttatttatttatttcaacaaatgacaaccaaaatcaaacccatagaagcttgtgaacagttttgaagtggctgcgtgcaagttacgctcattcacaagccgagtgagagtcatactcgcaaatgatataataataataataataataataactttatttttatatagagCCTTTAAAGTAGCTTCTCAATGCGCTTTACATAAAACAAGCAAATAAGAAtacaacacacacaaagcaaTACAAgttatgcattatatatatatatatatatatatatatatatatatatatatatatatatacaaaaaataaaaatcaagacAATCAAGAAATGTGCATTCCAAAGCCTAGGAGCGTAGGATGAGAAGGCCCTATCCCCTACAGAACGCAGCCGTGTCTGTCGGACTGCCAATAGAACAACTTGTGAGGAGCATAAGTGACGCCTGGGTGTGTATAAGGTTAAAAATGCAGACAGATACTGGGGGGCCAGACCATGCAGTGCCTTATATGTAAGCATGAGGACTTTAAAATCAACTCGGAACCTGACCGGAAGCCAGTGCAAGGACTTGAGAATTGGTGTAATATGCTCATTTCTCCTGACTCCGGTCAGGATCCTAGCAGCTGAATTTTGCACACATTGCAGTTTGTTCAGTGTGGTTTTAGAAAGCCCAGCCAGAAGTGCTTTGCAATAGTCAATGCGGATAAacacaaaagtattaataagCCCTTCAGTCACAGAAAGCGATAACATAGAGCAGAGTCTAGCAATATTTCTGAGATGAAAAAAGGAGTTCTTTACAGTGTACTGAACATGAGAGTCAAAAGACAAACTTGAATCAAATATTACTCCTAGATTTTTTAATTTGGTTTGTGATTACAAAACAGAGCCatatatgtttaaaaacagTGAACCAGCTTTACGAAGCTGATGAGAGGTGCCAATAAGCAATATTATGTCTTATCACTATTAAGACAGAAAGTTTTGGGACATCTATgtttttatctcagaaatataaaaaaaggaaGGTCCAGATTGCTTAGAGTGAATTTAAATCTGAGTATCGTCTGCATAAAAGTGATAATTTAGCCCTAGAGATCTTAGAAGCAATCCAAGTGGAAATATGTAAATGCTAAAAAGTAAGGGACCTAAGATTGAACCTTGAGGAACACCCGTAATCCACTCATACATACAAACTGTTGGTGATCAGAAAGGTAAGATCTAAACCATGTTAAAACAGTCccagaaacaccaaagacagtttattattgttttattgtattattattatttataaaatgtattattaaaccaaacaaaatgcaacactttcaaaaacacttagctatgtgattattttacTGAGTGATAGGGAGTGGgttcaatcagtgacattattagatttgatATACGTCGTCTTCCCgtcacctcctcaacctgcttcccttaCAGTATGTGTCCACCCGGGCGAGGTGGGCGgagcagagcgagcgttttcaattCATTCCTatggcagcttcacattctctatatcttcctcctcgatggcagtcaagtccttcaattcagtagaaaaatcgctcctcttcataacataaggttcacgtcaaaaatatattgtgattttctgtttatagctttctaaaccagcacagacTTTTccccatctcttccattctaattttcactgcttgccctccacaATAATTTTGCGCATCACCAGAACCAcatgattgcaaacaacctatagTATTAcgatttaaaacagctgttttctatgtgaatatattgtaaaatgtacaatatacgTATGtatatgtacagtcaaaccaaacattattcagacgtttttgatatttttggtatatttttactagtgggtgcaggacatttatgtaagtgagggtagcaaaataaagtaaattgtgacatattatacccaaaaattattcagacacttttgCTCAAgagttatctgacataattaagatgttttcttttttctcacacagtttACCACTGAAatcttgtcacattttattaccattttttgaAACTATAGTAAATAatctgaattaatgaatgacatgtataaggtgtctgaataaattttggtttgactgtatgtgtcacagacacgccaggctctacactcacccaatcacatcgcactccctctcctgagtactaacaagccacacctgacgctcattcactatcatcaccacagccacatataAGTCACgtcagttcactcagtcactgtccggtctcgtttacaCATACTAAGTGtttacttacctccaggactccctactcgactacttacctatctccagcgtcttcagtgattcccagtgtctcctcgtctcctgtgcttctcctgtgtgttcgtcCGCTCCTCGTCTCCCGGTATCCACGCTCCCTAGAgaacacagacaagtatcagtttccAGTTCATCGGCTCATCGACCCATTCATCTGacatcactcacctgcactcttctCACGCTCTGCTTACCtgaaaataaacctgttaatccttacctgtgtctccgctcccttctgtctgtaacagtatgtatgtatatatatatatatatgtgaattttcagcatcattactccagtcttcagtgtcacatgatccttcagaaatcattctaatatgatgatttgatcaagaaacatttatgattattatcaatgttgacaacagttgtgctgctttagatttttgtggaaactgataccaTTCAGTCATTTGtggtaagaaaaaaagagagaaattaatacttttattcatcaaggttgatgcattattttttttttttttaaagagactgAAGACTGagaacatttataatgttaaaaatataaccCAAATTCTGGAaattttgggactttttttttttttttttttttgaataaaacaaaaactaaaagatttttaaatcacatgagcaaaaattttattcacaatagaacataggtaacataacaaatgtttaaatggagaaattttacacttttatccactaaatgagctcatttcaaatttgatgcctgctacaggtctcagaATAGTTGGCACAGGGgtaacaaatggctgaaaaagcaagacattttgaaaagattcagctgggagaacatctagcaactaattaagttaattgatatcaggtctgtaacatgattagctataaaagggatatcttagagaggcagagtctctcagaagtaaagatgggcagagctgtgaaagagtgcgtataaacatcaaattgcaaaggctttgcaaatctcatcatctacagtgcataacatcatcgaaagagaaactggagaaatctctgtgtgtaagggacaaggccgaagacctttattggatgcccgtggtcttcaggccctcagacgacactgcatcactcatcagcatgattgtgtcaatgacattattaaatgggcccaggaatacttccagaaaccactgtcggtaaacacaatccgccgtgccatctgcagatgccaactaaagctctatcatgcaaaaagaaagccatatgtgaacatggtccagaagcgtcgtcgtgtcctgtgggccaaggctcatttaaaatggactgattcaaagtggaaaagtgttctatggtcagacgagtccaaatttgacattcttgttggaaatcacggacgccgtgtcctccgggctaaagaggagggagaccttccagtgtgTTTTCCGCGTTCAGCCatcatctctgatggtatggaggtgcataagtgcatacggtatgggcatcttgcatgttttggaaggcactatgaatgctgaaaggtatgtaaaggttttagagcaacatgctcccctccagacaacgtctatttcagggaaggccttgtgtatttcagcaggacaatgcaaaaccacttattacaacagcatggcttcgtcgtagaagagtccaggtgctgaattggcctgcctgcagtccagatcttt
It encodes the following:
- the LOC127515783 gene encoding histone H2B-like translates to MPEPAKSAPKKGSKKAVTKTAGKGGKKRRKSRKESYAIYVYKVLKQVHPDTGISSKAMGIMNSFVNDIFERIAGEASRLAHYNKRSTITSREIQTAVRLLLPGELAKHAVSEGTKAVTKYTSSK